In the Corynebacterium kroppenstedtii genome, one interval contains:
- the cobA gene encoding uroporphyrinogen-III C-methyltransferase, giving the protein MTDLPPVTLRPLPSETISDIRGQLRGTVALVGGGPGDPGLISYRGYQYVGAADVILIDHLAPDLSPIIPPDCEVIDVAKLPYRKSVAQEKINSMLVEHAEAGEFVVRLKGGDPFIFGRGLEEQEYCEEQHVSVTVVPGITSPIAVPETAGVSVTQRGVTHDFTVVSGHVPPGHPKSLVNWEALGHMRGTICIIMGVKNGGAIAQALMDAGRDPETPAFVTQEGTTSNERSIATTLASLGQVLENVDPPAVIVIGDVAVPRPHAE; this is encoded by the coding sequence ATGACCGATTTGCCACCAGTGACCCTTCGACCGCTGCCGTCGGAGACTATCAGCGATATCCGAGGACAGCTTCGTGGAACAGTTGCCTTAGTCGGTGGTGGCCCAGGCGATCCAGGTCTGATCTCGTACCGTGGATATCAATATGTGGGGGCCGCGGACGTCATCTTGATCGACCACTTAGCACCTGATCTCTCGCCAATCATTCCCCCTGATTGCGAAGTTATTGATGTGGCAAAGTTGCCGTATCGAAAGTCGGTAGCCCAGGAAAAAATCAACTCGATGCTGGTTGAACACGCAGAAGCCGGTGAATTTGTCGTCCGACTGAAGGGCGGAGACCCCTTCATTTTCGGTCGTGGGCTCGAAGAGCAAGAGTACTGCGAAGAGCAGCATGTGTCGGTCACGGTCGTCCCGGGTATAACAAGCCCCATTGCTGTTCCTGAAACTGCCGGCGTGTCCGTGACTCAACGCGGTGTGACTCATGATTTCACCGTGGTGTCAGGTCACGTGCCGCCCGGGCACCCCAAGTCACTCGTGAATTGGGAAGCATTAGGCCACATGAGAGGCACAATTTGTATCATCATGGGCGTGAAAAATGGTGGCGCCATTGCCCAAGCGCTGATGGATGCAGGTCGTGATCCTGAAACCCCAGCCTTTGTTACCCAAGAAGGAACGACGTCCAACGAACGATCGATTGCGACGACGTTGGCCTCATTAGGGCAAGTGCTGGAAAACGTCGATCCGCCGGCGGTGATTGTCATCGGCGACGTCGCGGTACCGCGTCCCCACGCAGAATAG
- the yaaA gene encoding peroxide stress protein YaaA, with amino-acid sequence MLIILPPSESQSRPADTADRGSSHGDGPTLDWDTLHFPSLNPTRQEIAHELIALCNVETEEGRAQAREVLGLSERLDAERASNAQLLTSQAAPALTIYTGVLYDALAPSGRKDPVTKAGHICPAVGPLSAAAMRRLAIGSALFGVISADDFIPHHRLSGTVTLNDSTMRARWKPALTQALVEWRGSTDAQSNAVFDFRSGTYRHLGPVPGATELRVETIDAAGKRKVVSHFNKFYKGLVARHLAEASECKQEHAAELLSSVIDKELGFATEIRPGAVKGTKGDLVTMLIPQ; translated from the coding sequence ATGTTGATAATCCTTCCGCCGTCGGAGTCACAATCTCGCCCAGCCGATACTGCGGATCGTGGCTCCTCCCACGGTGATGGTCCAACTTTGGATTGGGACACACTGCACTTTCCTTCTCTCAACCCGACACGCCAGGAGATCGCTCACGAGCTCATCGCCTTGTGCAACGTCGAGACTGAGGAAGGGCGGGCGCAGGCTCGAGAAGTATTGGGGTTGTCTGAACGCCTTGATGCCGAGCGCGCATCGAACGCCCAGCTCTTAACCAGCCAGGCTGCCCCCGCTTTGACGATCTATACCGGTGTTCTGTACGACGCACTGGCTCCTTCGGGACGAAAGGACCCCGTCACGAAAGCGGGTCACATTTGTCCAGCTGTGGGGCCTTTATCCGCCGCAGCTATGCGTCGCCTGGCCATAGGTTCGGCATTATTCGGGGTTATTTCTGCCGACGACTTCATCCCTCATCACCGACTATCCGGCACCGTAACCTTGAACGACTCCACAATGCGGGCGCGCTGGAAGCCAGCCTTGACTCAGGCTCTGGTCGAGTGGCGCGGCAGTACCGACGCACAGTCCAATGCGGTATTCGATTTTCGCTCCGGAACGTACCGACATTTGGGCCCCGTGCCCGGCGCGACAGAACTTCGCGTCGAAACGATTGATGCTGCCGGAAAACGGAAAGTGGTCTCCCACTTCAACAAGTTTTATAAAGGCCTGGTCGCTCGGCACTTGGCGGAAGCTTCTGAATGTAAGCAGGAACATGCCGCCGAGCTTTTATCCAGCGTGATCGATAAGGAGTTGGGGTTCGCGACGGAAATCCGGCCAGGTGCGGTGAAAGGGACGAAGGGGGACCTCGTCACCATGCTCATTCCGCAGTAG
- a CDS encoding inositol-3-phosphate synthase, producing MSERKPIRVAIAGVGNCASSLVQGVEYYKDADPEEKVPGLMHVKFGDYHVGDIEFVAAFDVDAKKVGTDLSDAINASENCTIKICDVPSSGVTVQRGPTYDGLGQYYQETIDESSEEPVDVTQVLRDTEADVLVSYLPVGSEQADKHYAQCAIDAGVAFVNALPVFIASDPEWAKKFEDAGVPIVGDDIKSQVGATISHRVMAKLFEDRGVRLDRTMQLNVGGNMDFKNMLERRRLESKKISKTRAVTSNLEHDMGEGNVHIGPSDYVSWLDDRKWAYVRLEGTTFGDVPLNLEYKLEVWDSPNSAGIIIDALRAAKIAKDRGVSGPVYSAASYLMKSPPKQLRDEVARQQLEDFISGE from the coding sequence AGAAAAAGTTCCCGGACTCATGCATGTGAAATTCGGCGACTATCACGTCGGAGATATTGAATTTGTCGCCGCATTCGACGTCGATGCAAAGAAAGTTGGCACTGATCTGTCCGACGCCATTAACGCGTCAGAGAACTGCACGATTAAGATTTGCGACGTTCCTTCCAGCGGAGTCACTGTTCAGCGTGGCCCCACGTACGACGGTTTAGGTCAGTACTACCAAGAGACAATTGATGAGTCGAGCGAGGAACCTGTCGACGTCACTCAGGTGCTTCGCGATACCGAGGCGGACGTTCTCGTGTCATATCTGCCCGTGGGATCCGAACAAGCCGACAAGCATTATGCGCAGTGCGCGATCGACGCTGGCGTGGCGTTTGTTAATGCACTCCCCGTATTCATCGCGTCCGACCCAGAATGGGCCAAGAAGTTCGAAGACGCCGGCGTCCCGATTGTTGGCGACGATATTAAGTCGCAAGTCGGGGCGACAATCAGCCACCGCGTGATGGCGAAACTCTTTGAGGATCGCGGAGTTCGGCTTGACCGCACGATGCAGTTAAATGTCGGTGGAAATATGGACTTTAAAAATATGCTGGAGCGCCGCCGTCTTGAATCTAAAAAGATTTCTAAGACTCGGGCGGTGACGTCGAATCTCGAGCACGATATGGGTGAAGGCAACGTCCATATCGGACCCTCGGACTATGTTAGTTGGCTCGATGACCGGAAATGGGCGTATGTGCGGCTCGAGGGGACGACTTTCGGTGATGTCCCGCTCAATCTTGAATACAAATTAGAAGTATGGGACTCCCCTAACTCAGCCGGAATAATTATCGACGCTCTTCGCGCGGCGAAAATTGCGAAAGATCGAGGGGTATCCGGTCCGGTTTATTCGGCCGCCTCTTACCTCATGAAGTCGCCCCCGAAACAGCTGCGCGATGAGGTTGCTCGGCAGCAGCTCGAAGATTTTATCAGCGGAGAATAA